The Alkalibaculum bacchi genomic interval GAATAGTTTAATCCTTGTAAAAAGATAATTATACCTTTGTATATGTGTGAATTTAGGTATATTCTAGTATTAGGAAAATAAATATTAGGAGTATTGTGATGAGGCACAAAAAATCAAAACTTCATAGTCTAGTTGCCTTTAGCATACTAGGGATTATTATCTTATCCGTCATTATTTTTAATCGTGATCCTGTTATCTCTACAAACAAAACAATAACAAATAACAGTGTAAAGGCCCAGACTGCATATCCAGGCGTAGATATTATTACTGAAATCCACGATGAAAGAATGTATCATATAGCAATTCACTATCCAAAATTTAAAGATGAATCCTTAAACGAACAGATACAGAAGTATGTATCTTCATCAAAAAAGAAATTTTTTGATGAAGTAGCCCAGAAGAAAAAGTACTTAAATGAATTTCCGGCTTCGTTGTATATTTTGTTTGATATCCATCCAGTGGCTCAAGATGTGTATTCTATAGTCTTTCATGTAGAAAGTTACGCTATGGGGGCAAATGGTTTCCAAGGCTCAAAAGTCTTTATTGTAGATGTTAATGAAAATTCTATTATACAGCAAACAGAGATTCTAGTAGATAATGAGCAAAACCGAAATAAGCTTTACACTTTATTACTAGATGAGTTTGAGAAATCTGAAGAATACAAGCCATATTTCTTTGAGGAAGAATTAAAGAAGTGGATCGAAGATGAGAACAACAGATTTTCACATATGTTTATTAGAGATCATTCTATTGTTTTTAAATTTGATAAATATGTAGTTACTGCAGGAGCAGCAGGCTCTCCTGAGATTTCTATACCTTTACAAAAAGTAAGAAATTTATTGACAGATGAATGGCAAAAAAAATTAAATCTCATCGAAGTAGACAGCAAAATTGACAAACCAAATGGATGCGCTACTGCAGAAAAGGATTTAAAAGAAAGTGAATCGCCAGGTAAACGTCAGGTCGCGCTTACTTTTGATGATGGACCACACGAAATCAATACATTGAAAATCCTCGAATTATTGGATAAACACAATGCAAAGGCTACTTTTTTTATGTTAGGAAATAGAGTTGACTTCTATCCAGGTATAGCGAAAGAGATTTCTAAAAGAGGTCATGAATTAGGGAATCATACTTGGAATCATAAAAATTTAAAGGTACTTAATGAGGAAGAAATCCATAAAGAAATTCGAATGACTCGTGATGCAATACTAAAGGCAACAGAAAAAGAACCTACAGTCTTTCGTCCTCCTTATGGTGGAATAAATGATCGAGTATATAATACTACTAGTTTACCGCTTGTATTGTGGACCGTTGACACAAAGGATTGGAAGACCCGCAATGCAAGAAAAGTACTAAGTGAAGTTAAGAAGAATGTAGAAGATGGCTCTATCGTTCTCATGCATGACATTCACAGCTCTACAGTGGAAGCAGTTGATTTAGTGTTACAATATTTAGAAGCGGAAGATTACGAATGCGTCACTGTATCTGAATTGGATATAGAATAAGATATCATACATAATTACGAAAAATACATATATTAAAAGCGCCAAAGTCTGTATATTCACTTTGGCGTTTTATTATTAGAAAAGTCTTCACTATCTTACCACTTTAACAGCTACTCCATTTAGCTTCAAAGAGTCTGGCTCTACATCAGATTCGTAAGCTAAAATCTGGACTCCTTTATTTTGCGCGTATTGTAAAGCCTCGCCAAATTCTTTTTGAGTGCTATCATTAGGGGTAAAGTATTTTACATCGTTCATTTGGATGACAAATACAATGTATGCCATATAGCCATCTTCTAAAGCCTGTACTAATTCATATACATGTTTTAATCCTCGCTCTGTAGGAGCATCTGGAAATTTTACTATTCCATCTTCTTCTAAGGTAACCCCCTTTACTTCGATGAAGGCTTTTTTGTTATTATTTTCAATATAAAAATCGAAGCGAGATTTTTGATATACTCTCTCAGGTCTAATTTCTATGATTTCTTCAAAATTTGGCAGTACAATAGTTTTATTTAAAAGTCCTTCATGTAAGACCTTATTTGGTGCTTGTGAGTCTATATTGATTAGGCGATGACCCTTTTGTACGGCAATAAGGGAATAAGCAGTCTTTCGATTAGGATTGTCGCTGTGCTCTAAATAAACCGTTGCTCCTTTTATAAGAAGTTCCTTACAACGACCTGTATTTTTTACGTGACAAATCTCAATTTTATCATTAATTTTTACGTGAGCAATAAAGCGATTAGGTCGAGAAATAAATTCTCCCTCTACGATGTTTTTATATTTCAAAGAGTTCACTCCTATATTTT includes:
- the sfsA gene encoding DNA/RNA nuclease SfsA — its product is MKYKNIVEGEFISRPNRFIAHVKINDKIEICHVKNTGRCKELLIKGATVYLEHSDNPNRKTAYSLIAVQKGHRLINIDSQAPNKVLHEGLLNKTIVLPNFEEIIEIRPERVYQKSRFDFYIENNNKKAFIEVKGVTLEEDGIVKFPDAPTERGLKHVYELVQALEDGYMAYIVFVIQMNDVKYFTPNDSTQKEFGEALQYAQNKGVQILAYESDVEPDSLKLNGVAVKVVR
- a CDS encoding polysaccharide deacetylase family protein — its product is MRHKKSKLHSLVAFSILGIIILSVIIFNRDPVISTNKTITNNSVKAQTAYPGVDIITEIHDERMYHIAIHYPKFKDESLNEQIQKYVSSSKKKFFDEVAQKKKYLNEFPASLYILFDIHPVAQDVYSIVFHVESYAMGANGFQGSKVFIVDVNENSIIQQTEILVDNEQNRNKLYTLLLDEFEKSEEYKPYFFEEELKKWIEDENNRFSHMFIRDHSIVFKFDKYVVTAGAAGSPEISIPLQKVRNLLTDEWQKKLNLIEVDSKIDKPNGCATAEKDLKESESPGKRQVALTFDDGPHEINTLKILELLDKHNAKATFFMLGNRVDFYPGIAKEISKRGHELGNHTWNHKNLKVLNEEEIHKEIRMTRDAILKATEKEPTVFRPPYGGINDRVYNTTSLPLVLWTVDTKDWKTRNARKVLSEVKKNVEDGSIVLMHDIHSSTVEAVDLVLQYLEAEDYECVTVSELDIE